The Coffea arabica cultivar ET-39 chromosome 1e, Coffea Arabica ET-39 HiFi, whole genome shotgun sequence genome has a window encoding:
- the LOC113711488 gene encoding probable inactive receptor-like protein kinase At3g56050 encodes MVRNWKWRSFQLLHVIAISTVLSVFQCKMSFSWSLNNEGLALLRFKERVVNDPFNALRSWKYIDGDLDPCSWFGVECSDGNVITLKLRDLCLEGTLAPELGQLTYLRYINLRNNSFSGIIPKEIGELKELEVLDLGYNNFTGPFPLDTGNNISLLILLLDNNEFISGLPPEINDLKVISESQVDENQISSVALASSNRLSNAWETVQYGYTALRRLLQGIDFPNPTEAEKNKHNSRGQILAITSSLSPSPSPSPEQPFSSISVPPSTSTLLPTEAPSPSASTPSQSPVLSPNAAPPTLESPPVVIPEDSPLLSPSPALAPTNILKNKKKSNNHTIFILSGVIGGSVLVLVSVLSLLYCRSNKVVTVKPWATGLSGQLQKAFVTGVPKLQRSELEAACEDFSNIIASLSDGTVYKGTLSSGVEIAVTSTAVKSAKDWSKNLEAQFRNKIDTLSKVNHKNFVNLIGFCEEQEPFARMMVFEYAPNGTLFEHLHIKESEHLDWATRLRIAMGMAYCLEYMHQLNPPIGHCNLQSSSVYLTEDYAAKISDLSFWNEVIAAKIGKAATVELLETTSADPESNIYNFGVILLEMITGRLPYSVTDGYIVDWALNYFRIGRPLRDIVDPTLYSFREEELEKLIPLVKDCLLPNPEQRPRMREIAATLKEITALDPDGATPKSSPLWWAELEILSTVSS; translated from the exons ATGGTCCGGAATTGGAAATGGAGAAGTTTTCAGCTGCTACACGTTATTGCAATCTCCACGGTGCTAAGCGTTTTTCAGTGCAAAATGAGCTTCAGTTGGTCTCTCAATAATGAAg GGTTGGCGCTGTTGAGATTTAAAGAGAGAGTGGTAAATGATCCGTTTAATGCTTTGCGGAGCTGGAAGTACATTGATGGAGACTTGGATCCATGTTCGTGGTTTGGCGTCGAGTGCTCTGATGGAAACGTAATTACATT GAAACTGAGAGATCTCTGTCTTGAAGGAACATTGGCACCAGAACTAGGTCAGCTGACGTATCTAAGATACAT AAATTTACGCAATAATTCCTTTTCTGGGATTATTCCTAAAGAAATCGGAGAACTGAAGGAGCTCGAAGTATTAGACTTGGGATATAATAACTTTACTGGGCCGTTCCCCTTGGATACTGGCAACAATATATCCCTCTTAATTCT CTTATTGGATAATAATGAGTTTATCAGTGGCTTGCCTCCTGAAATCAATGATCTTAAGGTGATTTCTGAATCTCAAGTGGACGAAAATCAGATAAGCAGTGTTGCTTTAGCAAGTTCGAACAGGCTATCTAATGCATG GGAAACAGTGCAATATGGATATACAGCTCTGCGGAGGCTGCTACAAGGGATCGATTTCCCGAATCCAACTGAAGCTGAGAAAAATAAGCACAATAGTCGGGGTCAAATATTAGCTATAACATCTTCGTTGTCGCCATCGCCATCACCATCACCAGAACAACCATTCTCATCTATATCTGTTCCCCCCTCGACTTCTACATTATTGCCGACAGAGGCTCCATCTCCATCTGCATCCACTCCTTCACAATCTCCAGTACTTTCACCAAATGCAGCTCCACCCACTCTGGAATCTCCACCAGTTGTTATACCTGAGGATTCCCCTCTTCTGTCCCCTTCACCTGCTTTAGCTCCCACCAATATactaaagaataaaaaaaagtcaaacaacCATACAATCTTTATATTATCTGGAGTAATAGGTGGTTCTGTTCTTGTACTTGTTTCAGTTCTCAGTCTGCTTTATTGCCGTAGCAATAAGGTTGTTACTGTTAAACCTTGGGCTACGGGGTTAAGTGGACAGCTGCAGAAAGCATTTGTAACAG GTGTACCAAAGCTCCAGCGATCAGAACTTGAAGCAGCTTGCGAAGATTTCAGTAACATTATTGCTTCCCTCTCTGATGGTACTGTCTACAAAGGCACTCTTTCAAGTGGTGTTGAAATAGCAGTGACATCTACTGCAGTAAAGTCAGCTAAAGACTGGTCAAAGAATTTAGAAGCCCAGTTCCGGAATAAG ATAGACACCTTATCGAAAGTGAACCACAAGAATTTTGTGAACCTTATCGGATTTTGTGAAGAACAGGAGCCTTTTGCTCGAATGATGGTATTTGAGTATGCTCCAAATGGAACGCTGTTTGAACACCTGCACA TTAAAGAATCAGAGCACCTGGACTGGGCTACAAGGTTGCGCATTGCTATGGGCATGGCCTACTGCCTGGAGTACATGCACCAACTTAACCCACCTATAGGCCATTGTAACCTACAATCATCATCAGTATATCTTACTGAAGACTATGCAGCCAAAATTTCGGATTTAAGCTTCTGGAATGAAGTAATTGCAGCAAAGATTGGAAAAGCAGCAACCGTGGAGCTTCTGGAAACTACATCAGCTGATCCAGAGAGCAATATTTACAACTTTGGGGTAATATTGCTCGAAATGATTACTGGTAGGCTTCCATACTCGGTAACTGATGGTTATATAGTGGACTGGGCATTGAACTACTTCAGGATAGGGAGACCCTTAAGAGATATTGTGGACCCAACTTTATATTCTTTTCGGGAGGAAGAGCTAGAGAAACTAATCCCATTGGTGAAAGATTGTCTGCTTCCTAATCCAGAACAGAGACCAAGAATGAGAGAAATTGCGGCGACGTTGAAGGAAATTACGGCTCTGGATCCTGATGGAGCAACACCAAAATCATCACCTCTTTGGTGGGCTGAATTGGAAATTTTGTCAACAGTATCAAGTTAA
- the LOC113711480 gene encoding ethylene-overproduction protein 1-like, with amino-acid sequence MSTSTDNEGGQSQQQQQQQQQPNLAKSRFVNLIRQYSLQVSNTMRGLKLKDRCKITQVHAFNPSDTSTSTTTTSSATTTTKVAHQGQAGYPTISSVLSNSVDPISVTPAEVLLPYGLPATDSLEPPIDPFLKSIDFVESLAELYRRVEKGSYFDKSLIYLEQYCLLSGLGDPKLLRRCLQSARQHAVDVHSKVVLSAWLRYERREDELVGTSALDCIGRNLECPKAALAHGYDPNSVFDHCKCFQTANESSEVGISTEEELTISEEDGNVCFCIGDEEVYCSRGKIAALSCPLKAMLCGDFSESEKDRIDFSHVGISRDGMRAVKFFSQYGSLGSSSPNVVLELLCFANRFCCEQMKCACDNYLASLVSDIDEALILIDYALEERANILVASCLQVLLRELPGYLYNSKVMNVFCSYEGKERLTVVGHASFLLYYFLSEVAMEDNMTSNVTIMLLERLRECATERWQKALALHRLGCVLLDRKEYKDAQSCFEAAAEAGHVYSIAGVARSKFKQGQRFMAYELISSLISTYKPAGWMYQERSLYNLGNKKIADLNDATNLDPTLSFPYKYRAVAKLEENHIEAAISEINRIAGFKVSSDCLELRAWFLIALEDYESAMRDIRALLTLEPNYLMFQGKMRGEHLVELLNQHVQQWSPADCWMQLYDRWSSVDDIGSLAVIQQMLINDPGKSVLRFRQSLLLLRLNCQKAAMRSLRLARNHSGSKYERLVYEGWILYDTGHREEALSKAEESISIQRSFEAFFLKAYALADSTLDPEAASYVVQLLEEALRCPSDGLRKGQALNNLGSIYVDCGKLELAADCYVSALKIKHTRAHQGLARVYHLKNDRRAAYDEMTKLIDKAQNKASAYEKRSEYCDRDLANNDLSMASQLDPLRTYPYRYRAAVLMDDQRENEAVEELTRAIAFKPDLQMLNLRAAFHESMGDFSSALRDCQAALCLDQNHKDTLDLYNRTQTQAIDPHT; translated from the exons ATGTCTACTTCAACAGATAATGAAGGTGGTCAATCACaacaacagcagcagcagcagcagcagccaaATTTAGCCAAATCAAGATTTGTAAATCTCATCCGCCAATATTCTCTGCAAGTTTCCAATACTATGCGTGGTCTTAAGCTCAAAGACCGTTGCAAGATCACCCAAGTTCACGCCTTTAATCCTTCTGACACCTCTACtagcaccaccaccacctcttcAGCTACCACCACCACCAAGGTCGCCCACCAAGGTCAAGCGGGATATCCCACAATCAGCTCTGTACTGTCAAATTCTGTTGACCCCATTTCAGTGACACCAGCAGAGGTTCTTCTCCCATATGGATTGCCTGCAACCGATTCTCTTGAGCCCCCCATTGACCCGTTTCTCAAATCTATTGATTTTGTTGAATCTTTAGCTGAGCTGTATAGGAGAGTTGAAAAAGGTTCATATTTTGATAAATCTTTAATTTATCTAGAACAGTATTGTCTTTTGAGCGGCCTTGGTGATCCGAAATTGCTTCGTCGATGCCTTCAATCCGCACGCCAACATGCTGTTGATGTTCACTCTAAGGTTGTTCTGTCAGCTTGGTTGAGGTATGAGAGAAGGGAAGATGAATTGGTCGGTACATCTGCTCTGGATTGTATTGGGAGAAATCTTGAATGTCCAAAGGCTGCCTTGGCACATGGTTATGATCCGAATTCAGTATTTGATCATTGCAAATGTTTTCAGACAGCTAATGAGAGTTCTGAAGTTGGCATCTCAACTGAGGAGGAGTTAACCATCTCTGAAGAGGATGGAAATGTTTGCTTTTGTATTGGGGATGAGGAGGTTTACTGCTCAAGAGGTAAAATTGCTGCTCTTTCCTGCCCATTAAAAGCAATGCtttgtggtgatttttctgaATCAGAAAAAGATAGAATTGATTTTTCACATGTTGGGATATCTCGGGATGGAATGAGAGCTGTTAAATTCTTTAGTCAGTATGGAAGTTTAGGCTCATCTTCCCCCAATGTGGTTTTGGAGCTGCTTTGTTTTGCAAATAGATTCTGCTGTGAACAAATGAAATGTGCTTGTGATAATTATTTAGCTTCTTTGGTTTCTGATATAGATGAGGCATTGATTCTTATTGATTATGCTCTGGAGGAGAGAGCGAACATTCTTGTGGCCTCTTGCTTGCAGGTGTTGTTAAGAGAGCTCCCAGGTTATTTATACAATTCAAAGGTTATGAATGTGTTCTGTAGTTATGAGGGTAAGGAGAGATTAACTGTAGTTGGGCATGCTTCTTTCTTGTTGTACTACTTCCTTAGTGAGGTAGCCATGGAAGACAACATGACGTCAAATGTGACAATAATGCTATTGGAACGGCTGAGAGAATGTGCAACTGAGAGGTGGCAGAAGGCACTTGCATTGCATCGATTAGGTTGTGTGTTGCTTGACAGGAAGGAATACAAGGATGCACAGAGTTGCTTTGAGGCAGCTGCTGAGGCCGGTCATGTCTATTCAATAGCCGGTGTTGCTCGATCAAAGTTCAAGCAAGGGCAGAGGTTTATGGCATATGAGCTGATTAGTTCCCTAATCTCTACATACAAGCCTGCAGGATGGATGTATCAAGAGAGATCATTGTACAATTTGGGAAATAAGAAGATTGCAGATTTGAATGATGCCACTAATTTGGATCCTACTCTTTCCTTTCCATATAAGTATAGAGCTGTTGCAAAGTTAGAAGAGAACCATATTGAGGCGGCCATTTCAGAAATAAACAGAATTGCAGGGTTTAAAGTCTCTTCAGACTGTCTTGAGCTGCGGGCTTGGTTCCTCATTGCCCTTGAGGACTATGAATCTGCTATGAGAGATATCCGAGCACTGTTAACTTTAGAGCCAAATTACTTGATGTTTCAAGGAAAAATGAGAGGCGAGCATTTAGTAGAGCTTCTCAACCAACATGTTCAACAATGGAGTCCAGCTGATTGCTGGATGCAACTCTATGATCGATGGTCTTCTGTTGATGATATTGGTTCACTTGCTGTTATACAACAGATGCTGATAAACGACCCAGGAAAAAGTGTTCTTCGGTTCCGGCAGTCTTTACTTCTCTTACG GCTAAATTGTCAAAAAGCTGCAATGCGCAGTTTGAGATTGGCTCGAAATCATTCTGGCTCCAAGTATGAAAGGCTCGTGTACGAGGGGTGGATTTTATATGATACCGGTCATCGTGAAGAAGCGCTCTCTAAGGCTGAAGAATCTATTTCCATACAAAGGTCATTTGAAGCTTTTTTCCTCAAAGCCTATGCATTGGCAGATTCCACTTTGGATCCTGAAGCTGCATCTTACGTAGTGCAACTCTTGGAAGAAGCACTTAGATGTCCCTCAGATGGTCTCCGCAAAGGACAG GCTCTAAATAATCTGGGTAGTATCTACGTTGATTGTGGCAAGCTGGAACTTGCTGCAGACTGCTATGTAAGCGCCCTCAAAATCAAGCATACAAGAGCTCATCAAGGGTTGGCACGGGTTTATCATCTCAAAAATGACCGGAGAGCTGCTTACGATGAAATGACAAAGCTGATAGACAAGGCACAAAACAAGGCATCAGCTTATGAAAAACGATCTGAATATTGTGATCGCGATTTGGCAAATAATGACCTCAGTATGGCATCACAATTAGATCCTTTGAGAACTTATCCTTACAGATATAGAGCAGCag TGCTTATGGATGATCAAAGGGAGAATGAAGCTGTAGAAGAGCTTACCAGAGCCATAGCCTTCAAACCGGACCTACAGATGCTCAATCTACGAGCAGCTTTCCACGAGTCGATGGGTGACTTCAGTTCTGCTCTCCGAGATTGTCAGGCAGCCCTCTGTTTGGATCAAAATCACAAGGACACCCTTGATCTGTATAATCGAACACAAACACAAGCTATTGATCCACATACTTAG
- the LOC113711519 gene encoding uncharacterized protein At5g39865-like yields MWLRRTKSNIRIQHPNFSCSSFKDIQSLCAEDYNSESDPTNRPKKSVFHRVRLANSVLRAFASSPSALDPFPESNVSAAHHHPLSSSKSLSFENPNESEPSISLPGAEKRVVVYFTSLRVVRSTFEDCKNVRSILRGLGVVIDERDLSMDHGFMEELQRILGHSEKTKLTLPRVFIGGRYFGGAEEIRRLNETGELKKYVEGLGLPADPGTCEVCGGHRFILCHQCSGSHKCYSEKGGFKSCTTCNENGLIRCPSCSGAAF; encoded by the coding sequence ATGTGGCTAAGACGAACCAAGTCAAATATTCGGATTCAGCACCCCAACTTTTCCTGCTCTTCGTTCAAAGACATCCAGAGTCTCTGTGCCGAAGATTATAATTCCGAGTCCGACCCAACCAATCGGCCCAAGAAATCTGTTTTCCACCGAGTCCGACTAGCCAACTCGGTCCTCCGCGCCTTCGCTTCCTCCCCCTCCGCCCTCGACCCTTTTCCCGAATCAAATGTCTCCGCCGCCCACCACCACCCATTGTCCTCCTCAAAATCACTCTCATTTGAGAATCCAAACGAATCAGAGCCGTCGATTTCTTTGCCAGGAGCTGAAAAGCGCGTAGTGGTGTACTTCACGAGCCTGCGAGTGGTCCGCTCCACGTTTGAGGATTGCAAAAACGTCCGATCCATCTTACGCGGCTTGGGGGTCGTAATCGACGAGCGAGATCTGTCGATGGACCACGGGTTCATGGAGGAGCTGCAGAGGATTCTGGGCCATTCTGAAAAGACGAAACTGACTCTCCCTCGAGTTTTTATCGGGGGGAGGTACTTTGGTGGCGCTGAGGAGATCCGGCGGCTCAATGAAACGGGGGAGCTGAAGAAATACGTGGAGGGCCTGGGCCTCCCCGCCGACCCCGGCACGTGCGAGGTGTGTGGTGGGCATAGATTTATCCTCTGCCACCAGTGCAGCGGAAGCCACAAATGTTATAGTGAAAAAGGTGGGTTCAAGAGCTGTACAACTTGCAATGAGAACGGTCTGATCAGGTGCCCTTCTTGCTCCGGCGCTGCTTTCTGA